From the genome of Cryptococcus neoformans var. neoformans B-3501A chromosome 1, whole genome shotgun sequence, one region includes:
- a CDS encoding hypothetical protein (HMMPfam hit to PP2C, Protein phosphatase 2C, score: 238.5, E(): 1.2e-68), with amino-acid sequence MNQPSTLAQAHPDHPTLAELVADRPDPATATPLGHDIASPQHTTTPTSMSDADSSPASPEAPRRPGGLSEGPNARSKSVTVASGEDTFGALNCHPGPGSAAISNSNLPADSFRVGVSEDRNRRCRRTMEDAHSFVYDFAGVKGQGYFAVFDGHAGKHAAEWCGQNFHEYLLDGLLIEPDTPVPDLMNKTFHLVDKRLSHLAHAAGTSSGCTAVTAFLRVEEMDDNDSFRKGFTNPGLQPRGLWEGKGEDELESQTSLQPSSRRSSMGGGTGGQMGGASAPGVNGRTGSLARRLSSKKIRDFVKGLTGGMEKNFDEAITEDEGVISAADGTRVEAIEPKSEKGVRRVLYTANVGDARAVLCRGGKAVRLTYDHKGSDAQEAKRITDAGGFVMNNRVNGVLAVTRSLGDASMKEFVVGAPYTTETTLDEQDEFLIVACDGLWDVCSDQEAVEIVHLVTDPQEASKRLLDHAMSNFSTDNLSVMVVRFNH; translated from the exons ATGAACCAGCCGTCCACGCTCGCACAGGCCCACCCGGACCATCCCACCCTCGCCGAACTCGTCGCAGACCGCCCCGACCCCG CCACCGCCACCCCGCTCGGCCACGATAT CGCGTCCCCCCAGCACACCACCACGCCCACTTCCATGTCCGACGCGGACTCCAGTCCCGCATCCCCAGAAGCCCCCCGCCGCCCCGGCGGCCTCTCCGAGGGCCCCAACGCCAGGAGCAAGAGCGTCACCGTCGCCTCGGGCGAAGACACCTTTGGC GCGCTGAACTGCCACCCTGGCCCGGGCTCAGCGGCcatcagcaacagcaaccTTCCCGCGGACTCGTTCCGTGTCGGTGTCAGCGAAGATAGGAATAGGCGATGTAGGAGGACGATGGAGGATGCGCATAGCTTTGTCTATGACTTTGCCGGTGTCAAGGGCCAAGGGTACTTTGCCGTTTTCGA CGGACACGCCGGTAAGCATGCTGCCGAATGGTGCGGCCAAAATTTCCACGAGTACCTCCTCGACGGCCTTCTCATCGAACCCGACACTCCCGTCCCCGACCTCATGAACAAGACATTCCATCTTGTCGACAAGCGTCTCTCACATCTCGCCCATGCTGCCGGTACTTCTTCCGGCTGTACCGCCGTCACCGCCTTCCTCCGTGTCGAAGAAATGGACGATAACGATAGCTTCCGCAAGGGATTCACCAATCCGGGCTTACAGCCTCGCGGCTTGTGGGAAGGTaagggagaagacgaaCTCGAATCCCAAACTTCCCTCCAGCCTTCCTCCCGTCGATCTTCAATGGGTGGTGGGACCGGCGGCCAAATGGGAGGGGCATCCGCACCGGGCGTCAATGGACGAACCGGAAGTTTGGCGAGACGATTGTCCAGCAAGAAAATACGAGACTTTGTCAAGGGCTTGACGGGTGGTATGGAAAAGAATTTCGACGAGGCTATTacggaggatgaaggtgtgATCAGTGCGGCAGATGGGACAAGAGTAGAAGCTATTGAGCCAAAAAGCGAAAAGGGTGTCAGGAGGGTGCTGTACACTGCCAATGTCGGAGACGCTAGAGCTGTTCTTTG TCGCGGAGGAAAGGCTGTCAGGCTGACATATGACCACAAGGGCAGTGATGCCCAAGAAGCCAAGCGAATTACTGATGCTGGCGGTTTCGTCATGAACAACCGAGTCAACG GCGTTCTCGCCGTTACACGGTCTTTGGGTGATGCCTCCATGAAAGAATTTGTCGTCGGCGCGCCATACACTACCGAAACAACTCTAGATGAGCAAGACGAGTTCCTTATCGTCGCCTGCGATGGC CTCTGGGATGTATGCTCAGACCAAGAAGCCGTCGAGATTGTTCATCTTGTCACCGATCCCCAGGAAGCGTCAAAGCGACTCTTAGATCATGCCATGTCCAACTTTTCAACAGATAACTTGAGCGTCATGGTTGTTCGCTTCAACCACTAG
- a CDS encoding hypothetical protein (HMMPfam hit to Pro_isomerase, Cyclophilin type peptidyl-prolyl cis-trans isomerase, score: 105.2, E(): 1.6e-28; HMMPfam hit to RRM_1, RNA recognition motif. (a.k.a. RRM, RBD, or RNP domain), score: 67.5, E(): 3.5e-17), protein MLETSLGDLIIDLEVDKCPRTCENFIKLCKLKYYALNAFFNVSKNFIAQSGDPTATGTGGESLASYVYSQSPSGPRPPRYFTPEILNSLKHTHKGTLSMAVAPINPPGCGSQFFITLADNIDYLDGKHAVFGHVIEGLDTLDKINDAFTDKEGRPLQNIRIRHVEILEDPFPDPDNFMPIPQSPIRPPDDLSKVRIADTEDPNAVIPEEEAEELRRRTEAASSALTLEMIGDLPFAAVRPPENILFVCKLNPVTQDEDLELIFSRFGKILSCEVVRDKKSGDSLQYAFIEFDEREAAEQAYFKMQNVLVDDRRIWVDFSQSVAKMNRSMLSSSNPTGRGGRGGRGGRGGNYSGRRDGDRDRDRDSGWSSRRDAPDSRRPPPPPVPMSSSRDVGGTEGYGLVFDDRSAPSSRGSKRDRERSPKRERDRERERDRSPRRDRDRERDRSPRRDRDRERDDHDRRDRDRNGRDRERNGDRERYRERSRERENERYRERDDRDRRR, encoded by the exons ATGCTAGAGACGTCCCTCGGCGATCTAATTATAGATCTAGAGGTAGACAAGTGTCCACGCACTTGTGAAAACTTCATCAAGCTCTGCAAGCTAAAGTACTACGCTCTCAacgccttcttcaatg TCTCAAAAAACTTCATCGCACAATCTGGAGACCCAACAGCTACCGGCACAGGTGGTGAATCACTCGCCTCTTATGTCTACTCTCAGTCCCCTTCTGGTCCCCGTCCGCCGCGATACTTCACCCCCGAAATCCTCAACTCTCTCAAACATACTCACAAAGGCACTCTCTCCATGGCCGTCGCACCTATAAACCCTCCCGGGTGTGGTtctcaattcttcatcactcttGCCGACAATATCGACTATCTTGACGGTAAACATGCCGTCTTTGGGCATGTCATCGAAGGACTTGATACGTTGGACAAGATCAACGATGCTTTCACCGATAAGGAAGGCAGACCCCTCCAGAATATCCGTATACGTCATGTCGAAATCCTTGAAGATCCCTTCCCCGATCCTGACAACTTTATGCCTattcctcaatctcctATTCGTCCCCCGGACGACCTTTCCAAAGTCCGTATTGCTGATACGGAAGATCCCAACGCTGTCATTcccgaggaagaagccgaggAATTGCGTCGTCGTACCGAAGCTGCATCCTCGGCGCTTACTTTGGAGATGATTGGTGACTTGCCCTTTGCGGCTGTAAGACCTCCGGAAAACATCTTATTCGTTTGCAAACTCAACCCAGTCACGCAGGATGAGGATCTTGAGCTGATCTTTTCGAGGTTTGGCAAGATTTTGAGCTGTGAAGTCGTTAGAGATAAAAAGTCAGGGGATAGTTTGCAGTATGCGTTTATCGAGTTTGATGAGCGTGAAGCGGCTGAACAG GCATACTTCAAAATGCAAAACGTCCTCGTGGACGATCGCCGAATATGGGTCGACTTCTCACAGTCCGTAGCAAAGATGAACAGGAGCATGCTCTCGTCGTCCAACCCTACGGGGCGTGGTGGACGTGGCGGTCGAGGTGGTAGGGGTGGGAACTATAGCGGCCGACGGGATGGTGATAGGGATAGGGACCGAGACTCTGGATGGTCGAGTCGCCGCGACGCGCCGGATAGCCGCAGaccgcctcctcccccaGTGCCCATGTCTTCGTCAAGAGACGTAGGAGGCACAGAGGGTTATGGTCTAGTATTCGACGACCGATCGgcaccttcttccaggGGGTCAAAGAGGGATAGGGAGAGGTCGccaaaaagggaaagagatcgggagagggagagggacaGGTCGCCACGAAGGGATAGAGATAGGGAGAGGGACAGGTCGCCACGAAGGGATAGAGAtagggagagggatgatCATGATCGTCGTGATAGAGACAGAAACGGAAGAGATAGGGAAAGGAACGGGGATAGAGAACGATATCGTGAGAGAAGTCGGGAACGCGAAAATGAGAGGTAtagggaaagagatgataGGGATCGTCGTCGATAG
- a CDS encoding hypothetical protein (HMMPfam hit to Zn_clus, Fungal Zn(2)-Cys(6) binuclear cluster domain, score: 41.6, E(): 2.3e-09) produces the protein MPDSPESSQQSETGPTGRRNRNSERITRACGFCKARKIRCTGELPKCQNCQRLGKACVYRTEMDKRATDRTAQLKIDELQSRVQELESILAAQRNDIHTSSLASSRNHLSPNYLPSRGPLEGIDGMDPFETGRLVLSSTGNLHLHPSATFYCPAHVIPEWRQALDTLSNTRSVALPAYLAPYLPLHTTQAHHRKLIDLAFDCMLCFGPNPLKDKFIDSMDFDPDRRGLYFSPILHLTILGIGWRYCTDPEMLAMYYAKSPIENRGSEYVDKARDMVMQEADTGQLSNMLALMVMALFYVGQSKDTMAGSCFSE, from the exons ATGCCCGACTCTCCGGAAAGCTCCCAGCAATCTGAGACTGGTCCCACCGGTCGCCGCAATCGTAACAGCGAACGGATCACTAGAGCCTGCGGCTTTTGCAAGGCAAGAAAGATCCGGTGTACAG GGGAGCTGCCCAAATGTCAAAATTGCCAGAGACTCGGCAAGGCTTGCGTCTACCGCACTGAAATGGACAAAAGAGCCAC AGATCGTACGGCTCAGCTCAAGATTGACGAGTTACAATCACGAGTGCAAGAGCTCGAATCAATTTTGGCGGCTCAGCGAAACGATATCCATACCAGCTCTCTTGCGTCGTCACGTAACCATCTTTCACCTAATTATCTTCCGTCTAGGGGACCCCTTGAAGGAATCGATGGAATGGACCCTTTTGAGACGGGAAGATTAGTCCTCTCATCTACAGGCAAtctgcatcttcatccctcaGCAACGTTCTACTGTCCTGCTCATGTTATACCAGAATGGAGACAAGCTCTAGATACCCTCAGCAATACACGCTCAGTGGCCTTGCCTGCTTACCTTGCCCCCTATCTCCCTTTACACACTACACAAGCTCACCATCGGAAACTGATTGATCTGGCATTTGATTGTATGCTGTGTTTTGGCCCGAATCCTCTCAAGGATAAATTTATCGATTCCATGGATTTTGACCCAGATCGTCGGGGATTATACTTCTCGCCAATCCTTCATTTGACAATCCTGGGGATTGGCTGGAGATATTGCACCGACCCAGAGATGTTAGCGATGTATTATGCCAAGTCCCCAATAGAAAACAGGGGTTCAGAGTATGTTGATAAAGCCAGAGATATGGTGATGCAAGAGGCCGATACCGGACAATTGAGTAATATGCTGGCTCTGATGGTGATGGCTCTATTCTACGTGGGACAGTCCAAGGA TACGATGGCGGGCTCATGCTTCAGTGAGTGA